Proteins found in one Candidatus Hydrogenedens sp. genomic segment:
- a CDS encoding uroporphyrinogen decarboxylase family protein — MTHRERALAVLRYEPYDRLPIVHFGFWNETLKKWADEGYITKEEAEEWIDGNPVDAVLSEKLGFDFNYYSVFKPNAHLDPLFERKVIEELPDGSKKVQNEDGVIVLEKLGAVSIPSEFDHLLKTRKDWEEHYLPRLQYNENRMLKTLVRVNDKMIPFGEGGEEFLKKDERDYLYGLHCGSLLGSLRNIIGVVGLSYIYADDPDLFKEMIDTYGELCYQNTKRALQNGAKYDFAHFWEDICFKNGPLVIPSVFDELVGPHYKRIIELCNSYGLDIVSLDCDGCIDALIPTWFYNGVNTMFPIEVGTWNASIAPWREKYGKGLRGVGGMNKVVFLHDRDAVDREIERLKPLVDLGGFIPCPDHRIPPDAKWDNIRYYCDRMRQVFG; from the coding sequence ATGACACATAGGGAAAGGGCTCTTGCAGTTTTGAGGTATGAACCATATGACCGTTTACCGATAGTTCATTTTGGTTTTTGGAACGAGACGTTAAAGAAATGGGCAGATGAAGGATATATTACTAAAGAAGAAGCAGAAGAATGGATAGATGGGAATCCTGTAGATGCTGTATTAAGTGAGAAGTTAGGTTTTGATTTTAATTATTATTCGGTATTTAAACCTAATGCCCATTTAGACCCATTATTTGAACGAAAAGTTATTGAAGAATTACCCGATGGCTCCAAAAAAGTTCAGAATGAAGATGGTGTTATAGTTCTCGAAAAATTGGGAGCGGTTTCTATTCCGTCAGAGTTTGACCATCTTTTAAAAACTCGAAAGGATTGGGAAGAACATTATCTGCCACGGCTTCAATATAATGAAAATAGAATGTTAAAAACACTTGTTCGTGTAAATGATAAAATGATACCTTTTGGAGAGGGAGGAGAAGAATTTCTCAAAAAGGATGAACGTGATTATCTGTATGGGTTGCATTGCGGTAGTTTATTAGGTTCTCTAAGAAATATTATAGGCGTAGTGGGATTAAGTTATATTTATGCTGATGACCCTGATTTGTTTAAGGAAATGATTGATACTTATGGAGAACTTTGTTATCAGAATACGAAACGAGCCTTACAAAATGGTGCTAAGTATGATTTTGCTCATTTTTGGGAAGATATCTGTTTTAAGAATGGACCTCTGGTAATCCCCTCAGTATTTGATGAATTGGTCGGACCTCATTATAAAAGGATTATAGAGTTATGTAATAGTTATGGATTGGATATTGTTTCGTTAGATTGTGATGGCTGTATTGATGCCCTTATTCCCACATGGTTTTATAATGGTGTGAACACCATGTTCCCAATAGAAGTTGGTACATGGAACGCAAGTATTGCCCCATGGAGAGAAAAATATGGCAAAGGTTTGCGTGGTGTCGGAGGAATGAACAAAGTAGTATTCCTTCATGATAGAGATGCTGTTGACCGTGAGATAGAAAGGCTAAAGCCTTTGGTTGATTTGGGTGGATTTATTCCTTGTCCCGACCATCGTATCCCCCCTGATGCAAAATGGGATAATATTCGTTATTATTGCGACCGCATGAGGCAGGTTTTTGGTTAG
- a CDS encoding FAD:protein FMN transferase — protein MKKSLYKIVIYLFFIILSIGGHGEATQSVTVRFFAMGTEFVFIIYPPFDGMLEEDVRNLCEPAITAVNNLEKHISHYLPDNDLARLNQSAGSGVLKVNSDLFEVIRWSKRYWERTDGAFDPSVGPLLDLWGFYRKNKQDIPSDNEISEALKKVGMDKVIINVDEQSVGLTVPEMRLDFGGIGKGLALDRAKAILKEQGIKSGILHAGTSSIVAIGTPPNQAGWKIGIRSPYNKDETIEEFLINDESLSTSSVSEQFLERKGKKYGHIFNPKTGRPVDTNIVSSTVICKTATESDALSTSFFVLGIDKTKEYCKKFPDVKVFLVSEHNNKLDKQYINLKQSEE, from the coding sequence TTGAAAAAATCTTTATATAAAATAGTCATATATTTATTCTTTATTATTCTCTCTATTGGAGGACACGGGGAAGCAACCCAATCAGTGACTGTCCGTTTCTTTGCTATGGGAACAGAGTTCGTTTTTATTATTTATCCTCCCTTTGATGGTATGCTTGAAGAAGATGTTCGTAATTTATGTGAACCTGCTATCACTGCTGTCAATAACCTTGAAAAACATATCAGTCATTACTTACCAGATAATGACCTTGCACGACTAAATCAATCCGCAGGTTCAGGCGTTCTTAAAGTAAACAGCGACCTTTTTGAAGTTATCCGCTGGTCCAAACGATACTGGGAACGCACTGATGGTGCATTTGACCCAAGTGTAGGTCCTTTATTAGACCTCTGGGGATTTTATAGGAAGAACAAACAGGACATTCCATCGGATAATGAAATCTCTGAAGCATTAAAAAAGGTAGGCATGGATAAAGTAATCATCAATGTTGATGAACAATCTGTTGGACTTACAGTCCCCGAAATGCGTCTTGATTTTGGTGGTATAGGGAAAGGGTTAGCTTTGGATCGGGCAAAGGCAATATTAAAAGAACAAGGGATAAAATCGGGTATTTTACATGCAGGCACAAGTTCTATTGTTGCAATAGGTACACCACCTAACCAGGCAGGTTGGAAAATTGGCATCCGTTCCCCTTATAATAAAGATGAAACGATTGAAGAATTTTTAATTAATGATGAATCTCTTTCTACCTCTTCCGTTTCCGAACAATTTTTGGAACGAAAAGGTAAAAAGTATGGTCATATATTTAACCCAAAAACAGGTCGTCCTGTAGATACCAATATTGTGAGTTCAACAGTTATTTGTAAAACAGCGACAGAAAGTGATGCTTTAAGCACATCGTTCTTTGTGCTTGGTATCGATAAAACAAAAGAGTATTGCAAAAAATTTCCTGATGTGAAAGTTTTCCTTGTGTCGGAACATAATAATAAATTAGATAAACAATATATTAACCTTAAACAAAGCGAGGAATAG
- a CDS encoding Gfo/Idh/MocA family oxidoreductase, with protein MKSNTSRNVSRRNFIKTASTATGLIIMAGKAPFSYALNDKVKVGCVGCGGQGSFHIKDGLMGTSDIVITAVCDAYGPHQRLAVQLAQISNAGIALEPGQGLTEEQRQKAIAAFKPKSYYDYREMLEKEELDAVVIATPLHTHYQITMDSLSAGKYVFCEKTMCYEIEQARDVVKKCHETGKWVQVGHQRRYNPLYNKALMMIWEEGTIGRIVHIDAQWHRNNDWRRPINKDHKLNSQEARFIKDLERYMNWRLYKESSRGLLTELATHQLDIVSWFLDAVPKRVYGCGSLDYWRDGREIHDSINVIYEFDITPENRGYRAINARSSYQDKMAINQPYTVQLMYSSITANAKKGCNELIQGDEGTIELSEEGGTFYPEATAKISWGESGSAEQTATVITSGGTLKLSNKALQEGKPIVVDNTRSVDQLQFMRFAKDIKEGGVPKANQMVGLRATVMALSGYQAIEERRMVEIDPALYTFDFPTPDPSMVS; from the coding sequence ATGAAATCCAATACCTCTCGTAATGTATCTCGTAGAAACTTTATCAAAACAGCAAGTACTGCCACAGGACTGATTATTATGGCAGGGAAAGCCCCGTTTTCCTATGCACTTAATGACAAAGTAAAGGTCGGTTGTGTTGGCTGTGGAGGACAGGGAAGTTTCCATATTAAAGACGGCTTGATGGGCACATCCGACATTGTCATCACTGCGGTATGTGATGCCTATGGTCCTCATCAACGGCTAGCAGTGCAATTAGCTCAAATTTCAAATGCAGGCATTGCACTTGAACCTGGACAAGGATTGACAGAAGAACAACGGCAAAAAGCAATCGCAGCATTCAAACCGAAGAGTTATTATGACTATCGGGAAATGTTAGAGAAAGAAGAATTGGATGCAGTCGTCATTGCGACACCACTCCATACTCATTATCAAATCACTATGGATAGTTTAAGTGCTGGCAAATATGTATTCTGTGAAAAGACTATGTGTTACGAAATTGAACAAGCTCGAGATGTCGTAAAGAAATGCCACGAAACAGGTAAATGGGTTCAGGTAGGACATCAACGGAGGTATAATCCTTTATATAATAAAGCCTTAATGATGATTTGGGAAGAAGGAACTATTGGACGAATCGTACATATTGACGCTCAATGGCATCGCAACAACGATTGGCGACGTCCAATTAACAAAGACCATAAACTTAACTCTCAAGAAGCCCGCTTCATTAAAGATTTGGAACGCTATATGAACTGGCGTCTATACAAAGAGTCATCCAGAGGCTTATTAACAGAATTAGCAACCCATCAATTAGATATCGTTTCTTGGTTCCTTGATGCCGTGCCCAAACGCGTTTACGGTTGTGGTAGTTTAGACTATTGGAGAGATGGACGCGAAATTCACGACAGTATCAATGTCATTTATGAATTTGATATTACACCTGAAAACCGTGGTTATCGTGCTATAAATGCTCGAAGCAGTTATCAGGATAAGATGGCAATTAATCAGCCTTATACAGTTCAATTGATGTATTCCAGTATTACCGCCAATGCGAAAAAAGGATGCAACGAACTCATCCAAGGAGATGAGGGCACCATTGAATTAAGTGAAGAAGGTGGAACGTTCTATCCAGAAGCCACAGCCAAAATTTCATGGGGTGAATCTGGAAGTGCTGAACAAACTGCAACGGTTATCACCTCTGGCGGAACATTGAAGCTCAGCAACAAAGCACTTCAAGAAGGCAAACCGATTGTTGTAGATAATACACGTTCTGTTGACCAACTCCAATTTATGCGGTTCGCAAAAGATATAAAAGAAGGTGGCGTACCAAAAGCAAACCAAATGGTCGGTCTACGGGCTACCGTTATGGCTCTTTCAGGTTATCAAGCAATTGAGGAAAGGCGAATGGTTGAAATTGACCCAGCTCTATATACCTTCGATTTTCCGACACCTGACCCATCAATGGTTAGTTAA